GGTTCATCAAAGCGCGGCCTTAATACCTTGGCAGGATTACCCACCACGATGTGCCACGCCGGTACATCTTTAGTGACAATACTGCCAGAGCCAACAATGGCGCCATTACCAATGTTTACACCCGGCATAATAATCGCGCCGTGGCCAATCCATACGTCGTGACCAATCTGCACTTTGTTATCTGCACGCCAATCAAATACCTGATTGTCTACCTTTGCTGCCATTCCATACTTTTGCGGGCGGTAGCTAAAGTGGTGCAGGCTTGGCCGCCACCACGGGTGGTTGCTGGGATTTACCCTTACGCTTGAAGCAATAGAGACAAATTTGCCTACTTCGCATAAAGCAATATCTACGTCATTTTGGGCGTAGCTGTAATCACCAAATTGCACGTTGTCTAATAGGCAGCGTTCGCCGATTTCAGTCCAGCTGCCTAGTTCAGAGCTGGTTACCTTACTGCTATTAGCTACGCTGGGCTGGCTGTTTAAATTTGCGCCGGGGTCTACTATCGCCATGGTTATTCCCTTGAAGTTATAGGCTTAGGCATAATTCATCATGCCCAACCAGCACATTGCTGGATAAGCAGTTGGGGTGTTGCATAAGGTATTCGTCTAAATCGTGGCCAATGTGAGTGAGCACCCAAGTGCTGTCTGGCAGAGCATGCGCTAACTCAAGTACGTCGCTAAGATTATTGTGATTGCTCGAACGATGCAGGGGAGAGTTACTGCAATCAATTACTACATACTTTGGCGGCTGGCGCAGCAATTGTTGCCAGCTTTGGTCTGGGATCCCTAAGGTATCGGTTAAGTAGGCAATCCGGCCATTTTCGCTGGTAAACAAGTAGCCTAGAGTAGGTTTTGAGTGATTTAACGCTAGGGGAGTTATGTTGATACCGGCTAACGAAAAGCTATGCATGGCCTGTCTAGCGGGCTGATAATCTAGTAAACCAGGGTGCTTAAATAGGTCATCACACCCTAAGGGATCATCTGGGTGATAAACCGGAATTGGCTCGGCCACTCCCCAGCGTAATTCAAATAAAGCTTGTACATGATCCATGTGAAAGTGGGTGAGTAACATGGCATCAATAGACCCAGCCGGAAAGCGGGTTTGTAACTGCGGATGGTTGGCATCGATGAGTATTCGTTGGCCGTTTACTTCTAGCACCGCTGAGCAAAGTAATCTTGCTTTGCTGGGGTCTAAGCTCGCTCGCTGGCAGGCGAGGCAATCGCAGCCGTACACTGGGCAGCCTGTTACATTACCAGTGCCAAGTAGGGTTAGTTTCATTGGATATATAACTCGGTCGTTTCGGTTTCAATGTATT
The Agarivorans aestuarii DNA segment above includes these coding regions:
- the phnP gene encoding phosphonate metabolism protein PhnP, with protein sequence MKLTLLGTGNVTGCPVYGCDCLACQRASLDPSKARLLCSAVLEVNGQRILIDANHPQLQTRFPAGSIDAMLLTHFHMDHVQALFELRWGVAEPIPVYHPDDPLGCDDLFKHPGLLDYQPARQAMHSFSLAGINITPLALNHSKPTLGYLFTSENGRIAYLTDTLGIPDQSWQQLLRQPPKYVVIDCSNSPLHRSSNHNNLSDVLELAHALPDSTWVLTHIGHDLDEYLMQHPNCLSSNVLVGHDELCLSL
- a CDS encoding DapH/DapD/GlmU-related protein, translating into MAIVDPGANLNSQPSVANSSKVTSSELGSWTEIGERCLLDNVQFGDYSYAQNDVDIALCEVGKFVSIASSVRVNPSNHPWWRPSLHHFSYRPQKYGMAAKVDNQVFDWRADNKVQIGHDVWIGHGAIIMPGVNIGNGAIVGSGSIVTKDVPAWHIVVGNPAKVLRPRFDEPSIGERLEKLAWWDWSHEKLAEALPLFQEDCLSFLEHYEKQLLSESV